A single genomic interval of Burkholderia sp. HI2500 harbors:
- a CDS encoding TetR/AcrR family transcriptional regulator, translating into MGVSRQQAAENRSAIVAAAERLFRARGVDAVGLTELMKEAGFTQGGFYNHFKSKDALVAEVMEKAMQDRADSPNAGSLDAQVALYLSAAHRDNVEAGCPLSGFAGDAPRLTDAARARYAHGLATYLDRLERMVATEGATPAQTRRDAVAVFSQMVGALVLSRAIAGTDPALADEILAAARETLTAGRDDPGAPA; encoded by the coding sequence ATGGGCGTGTCAAGACAGCAGGCTGCCGAGAACCGGAGCGCGATCGTCGCGGCCGCCGAGCGGCTGTTCCGCGCGCGCGGCGTCGACGCGGTCGGGCTCACGGAGCTGATGAAGGAAGCCGGCTTCACGCAGGGCGGCTTCTACAACCACTTCAAGTCGAAGGACGCGCTGGTCGCCGAGGTGATGGAAAAGGCAATGCAGGACCGGGCGGATTCGCCGAATGCCGGCAGTCTCGATGCGCAGGTGGCGTTGTATCTGTCGGCCGCGCATCGCGACAACGTCGAGGCCGGATGCCCGCTGTCCGGTTTCGCCGGCGATGCGCCGCGACTGACCGATGCGGCACGCGCGCGCTACGCGCACGGCCTCGCCACGTACCTCGATCGGCTGGAACGGATGGTGGCCACGGAAGGCGCGACGCCGGCGCAGACGCGTCGCGATGCGGTCGCGGTCTTCAGCCAGATGGTCGGCGCGCTCGTGCTGTCGCGCGCGATCGCCGGCACCGATCCGGCGCTGGCCGACGAGATCCTCGCCGCCGCGCGGGAAACGCTCACCGCCGGGCGCGACGATCCGGGCGCGCCGGCGTAG